From Sphingobacterium bambusae:
CGGCGGGCGATGTGCTCTATTTGCTAAAGGGGCAGCTGTGGAGTAAACCTTTGTCTGGAGGAGAAGCTAAGCAGCTGACGGACATAGCGGAGGGTTTGGAGAACGTCAAATTATCTCCCGATGGGAAACACATTTTGTTCAGTCGTCCGGTTTTGGTGAACACGTATCACAGTGTGGATAAATATGCGGATTTGCCGAAGTCCAATGTTTATATTTATGACGATTTGGACTATAGGCATTGGGACAGCTTTAACGATGGACGTTTTAACCACCCCTTCGTCGCGAGCTATGATAATGGGAAGATAGGCGAGCCGTTGGATCTTTTGGCTGGCGAAGCTTTTTACAGTCCACAGGCGCCCTTCGGTGGTGCGGACGATTTCGCCTGGTCGCCGGACAGTAAAGCGGTGTTGTATGTTTGTAAGAAAAAATTTGGTAAAGAATATGCCGTCAGTACCAATACGGACATTTACCGCTACGATCTTGCGACGAAAGAAACCACCAACTTGACAGCAGGCATGGCTGGGTATGATACACATCCGGTTTATAGTCCTGATGGACAAAAGTTAGCTTGGCTAAGTATGAAGACAGATGGGTTTGAAGCTGATAAAACCGATATTGTGATTTTCGATCGTAAGTCGACGCGTCGTTTAAACCTGACAGCTTCTTGGGACGGCACTGTAAATTCGTTTATTTGGAGCCGGGATGGTCGTAAGTTGTACTTTACGGCTCCCACCAAGGGTACGGTGCAGCTGTTTGAAGTTGCGCTGACTCCTAGTAAAAAGGATGCCGGCTTTACCGTAAAACAGATCAGTGAAGGACAATTTGATATTGGTGATATCGTTGCTGAGCTTGATGGCCAGCTGATCGTAACCTCGACAACCTTGACACGTGCTGCCGAGATTTATAGCTATGACCTGAAGAAAAAGTCATTGCGTGCAATAACAACGGTCAACGATGCCGCTTACGCTAAGATTGCCAAGACAAAAGTAGAAGGCCGTTTTACAAAGGCTACTGATGGGGCCGATTTGTTTTCGTGGGTGATCTATCCGCCGAATTTCGATCCAAATAAAAAATACCCAACCCTTCTTTTCTGCCAAGGCGGTCCTCAAGCGGCCACAACTTTAGGCTACTCGTTCCGTTGGAACTTCCAGTTGATGGCCTCGCAGGGTTACATTGTTATTTTGCCAAATCGGCGCGGTATGCCGGGCTGGGGCGTCAAATGGAATCAAGATATTAGCAAAGATTGGGGCGGACAACCTATACGGGATTATTTATCGGCTATTGACGATTTGGCAAAAGAACCTTATGTTGATAAGCAACGTATTGGTGCGGTAGGAGCCAGTTATGGTGGCTACTCGGTATTTATGTTGGCCGGTGTACATGAAGGACGTTTTAAGTCGCTTATCTCGCATTGCGGATTGTTTGACATGACCTCATGGTATGGCACAACGGAAGAGCTGTTTTTTGCTAATTATGATTTGGGTGGCCCATATTGGGATAAAGCAAACGAAAAGACCTACACGGAGTTCAACCCTATCAAACATATAGATAAGTGGGATACGCCAATCCTGATCTTCCAAGGAGGAAAAGATTTTCGTGTGCCTATTGGGCAAGGCCTTGAAGCTTTTCAGGCCGCACAATTGAAACAGGTGAAAAGCCGACTCGTTTATCTCCCTGAAGAGAACCACTGGGTGCTGTCTGGGCAGAACGCACAAGTGTGGCAACGCGAATTCTTTGGTTGGTTAAAAGAAACCTTATAGCCTTCGGTCCAAGTGAAATAAAAAAGCTTCTCGAATTTTCGAGAAGCTTTTTTTTATGCTTAACAACCTATATCGTGAAGCGATCTACTTGGTGTCCTTTTTACCGAATATACTTAGTCGGATGTATTTGCCGGGACGTTCTTTGACGTCTTTGATCAGCCCATCTAGTTCTGCAGAAGCGCTATTCAGGTTGTTGTATAATTGCTCGTCGTGCAGCAACAGACCAATAGAACCTTCTCCATTATTAATTTTAGTTGTGATAGCTTGCACATCTTTCATCGCCTGATTGGCATTGTCGATGGTCGCCTTTATCTCTGTTTTCGACAGGTCGTCTGAAAGGTGGTCAAGATTAGCTAGGATGTTGTTAATCTTCGCATTGTTGCTCTTGAAGTTGTTTGTTATAGATTCTAGATTTTGCATGATTTTAGCCAATCGTGCTTTTTCAGAGCCCATTAAACCCTCAACATCGCTGGTGATCCGCTCCATATTGTTGAGGGAAATGGAAATACTGTGTAAGCTACTTTTAAAATCACGTTGAAACTCGTCATCTAGCGCGGTATTAACGGCGGAGAGAACGGAATCCAGTTTGACAACCAAATTTTCGACTTTCTTTTGTAAAGGTTCTACTTTCTCCAGCAGATTGGCCTGCACATCGGATAACAGCGGGTCGCCATCTTTGGCCATGGTGGTACTATTCCCTAGCTCAAAAACAATCGCTTTACTGCCTAACAAATCGGCACTGACAATGCGCGCCACAGAATTAGAAGGAATTTCGTAATCATTCTTAATCTTGAAGTGCGTCCTTATTTTGCCGTTGCCTAAAAGCTCCATCTTCGAAACCCGTCCAATCTGGTATCCATTCACGACAACAGGTTTGGAAGCCGTTAGTCCGTCCACATTGTCGTAATCCGTATAAAACTCATTTTCAGAGCTGAATACATCATTTCCTTTCAAAAAATTGTAGCCTATAAATAAGAGCGCGAGGGCAGCGACAGTGATGATGCCAACTTTTGTTTCGTTAGATACTTTCAAAATGTGGTCCGAATATTTAATTTTCTATGCAATAACAACAAACTAATGTACTAAATGTTTAGCGTTCTGTCGCTGTTTTATATGTTTTTATTGCATTAAATAGATTTGTTACAATTTCGCTCTGTCCGGCCGTAGACAACATATATTCCTCTTCATCGGGGCTGCTGATAAAACCAATTTCGGTTAATACCGAAGGCATTCCTGCGGTAGCCAACACCGCAAGAGACAATTCTTGTACGCCACGATTGACACGAGAAGACTTGACAAACTCATCCTGCATGTTGGAAGCAAGCTTGATGCTCTCTCTTCGGAATTGATTCTTCATCAGTTGAAAAACAATCATACTAGAAGGGTCTTTAGGATCAAATCCACCGTAATTGTCCTTGTAGTTGTCTTCAAGGAGGATAGATGCATTCTCGCGGATAGCCACATCTTGGCTGCCCAACCTATTAAAACCACATACGAAGGTTTCCGTTCCTCGTACCGAAGGGTTTCGTACGGTGCTGGTAACATAGCGACCTTTCTTGTTTTTTACGCGGCGGTCGCTGTCTGCTGAATTACAGTGGATGGAAATAAAGAGATCTGCTTTATTTTTGTTAGCGACTGCAGGACGCTCATATAAGGGGATAAAAACATCTGTTTTTCGGGTGAATATGACCTGTACCCCTGGCATCTCATCTTCTATTTTCTTGCCTAGCTTAAGCGCAACACTGAGGGCTACGTCTTTTTCATTCGATTGTCGGCCGCGTGCTCCTGCATCATGGCCACCATGTCCAGCATCCAATACAATGGTGCGTAACTTTTGAGCTGATCCCTGTGCCTGTTCTTTTCTTTCAGGAGGAGGGGTAGCCGAAATGGTAAGGGTTAACGTAAAAATCGCTGCAACAAATAAACTCCATCTTTTTACATTTAAATTTTTCGTCATATGTATAATATCCTAGTATATCTTCGTTTAATTAGTGTGCAAAAATAGCGTAAAATTTTATTTTCCTTATTCGTGTTCATAGGTCACGCTTTCTAAATCTTTTTTGACTATTTTTGCCGGAAGAAAGTTTAAATTCAAACAAAAATAACATTCGTAATTTACATTGAAGGCGTTAACTTGTTTTTTCTGCAGCATTTTGTTCCTGTTTGCGTTCGTGCCGAGCTCTTTAGCTCAGGTCGAACAGCCTGCCAAAACTAACAGTTCTAACGTACAAGATACGACAATAATTGCCCCAGATACCACAAAAAATAATTTCAAGGACAGCAGCGGCAAGGATACGGTTGTCATGCAGGGAGAAGATGGCTTGGAAACGATGGTCACCATCGTAGCTAACGATTCGGCGTGGAATGAGGTTAGTAAAAATATTTTGCATTTGTATAACGGGGCTAAGGTTAAATACCAAGAGTTCGAACTTTCCGCTGATTATATTCGCTTGGACAGGAACACCAATCGACTGTTTGCAAGTGGTTTGACAGATCATAATGGCAAGTACGTAGGACGACCCGTCGTGATCTTCCCTGGTGATACACCTAAATCTGTGGATTCTTTGGTTTATGATTACAAAACCAAAGAAGGAAATACCTACGGTATCATGACCGAGCAGGACGGAGCCTATATTCAAGCAAAAGTTGTACGCAAAAACTTGTATGACGAGCTTTCGTTAAGAACAGGTATGTACAGTACTTGTAATCTTCCCTTTCCACACACGCATTTCGGAATTCAGTTTACAAAGGGTTTGATGGCAGGAAACCATATTATTGTTGGCCCTGCTTACCTCGTCGTGGAAAATATACCGATTAAGTTTGCTGCTATTCCATTTGGTTTCTTTCCTCGACAGAATAAGCGGGCATCAGGATTCTTGTTCCCTTCGTTTGGTGAAGATGCTACGCGTGGTCTAGCCATGCGTGATATTGGTTGGTACCTTGCCTTTAGCGATTACTGGGATTCAGAAATTCGCGGTAGTATTTTCTCTCGAGGGGCTTGGGAAGGTACCGTTCGTACCAACTACTTGGTGAATTACAAATACAGCGGCGGTTTTAATATCCGCTATGCGTCCAACCCAACGGGGGTTGAAGGGACAGATACCTACAAGCGAAACCAAGACTTTAACGTTACTTGGAACCATACACAGCGCCAAGAGGCAAACCCAGGAACATCGTTCTCGGCTTCGGTAAACTTCGGTACAAGTACCTACTATCAAAATACAGCGTTCAACTTGACGAACAGTTATCGGGATATCACCAATAACAATATGTCCTCATCGATTTCTTACGGGCGAGTATTTGCCGATGGAAAAGTCAACTTTACTTCAAGTTTAAGCCACCGTCAAACGATGAGCACGGGACAGGTCGATTTGGAGTTGCCTACGTTCAGCTTAAACGTATCCACCTTCAATCCTTTTGATTCGAAGAAAAGAGTAGGTGAACAGAAATGGTATCAGCGGATTACAGTGGGATATAGTTTGCAAGGAAGAAACTCTATCTCCACCGGAGATTCCGTATTGTTCAGAAAGGAATCTTTGAATAATTTTACCAACGGTTTCCAGCATAATATTCCTATTGCGCTAAGCTTGAATGCTTTCAAGTATTTTCAGTTTAATAC
This genomic window contains:
- a CDS encoding MlaD family protein codes for the protein MKVSNETKVGIITVAALALLFIGYNFLKGNDVFSSENEFYTDYDNVDGLTASKPVVVNGYQIGRVSKMELLGNGKIRTHFKIKNDYEIPSNSVARIVSADLLGSKAIVFELGNSTTMAKDGDPLLSDVQANLLEKVEPLQKKVENLVVKLDSVLSAVNTALDDEFQRDFKSSLHSISISLNNMERITSDVEGLMGSEKARLAKIMQNLESITNNFKSNNAKINNILANLDHLSDDLSKTEIKATIDNANQAMKDVQAITTKINNGEGSIGLLLHDEQLYNNLNSASAELDGLIKDVKERPGKYIRLSIFGKKDTK
- a CDS encoding putative LPS assembly protein LptD, which translates into the protein MPSSLAQVEQPAKTNSSNVQDTTIIAPDTTKNNFKDSSGKDTVVMQGEDGLETMVTIVANDSAWNEVSKNILHLYNGAKVKYQEFELSADYIRLDRNTNRLFASGLTDHNGKYVGRPVVIFPGDTPKSVDSLVYDYKTKEGNTYGIMTEQDGAYIQAKVVRKNLYDELSLRTGMYSTCNLPFPHTHFGIQFTKGLMAGNHIIVGPAYLVVENIPIKFAAIPFGFFPRQNKRASGFLFPSFGEDATRGLAMRDIGWYLAFSDYWDSEIRGSIFSRGAWEGTVRTNYLVNYKYSGGFNIRYASNPTGVEGTDTYKRNQDFNVTWNHTQRQEANPGTSFSASVNFGTSTYYQNTAFNLTNSYRDITNNNMSSSISYGRVFADGKVNFTSSLSHRQTMSTGQVDLELPTFSLNVSTFNPFDSKKRVGEQKWYQRITVGYSLQGRNSISTGDSVLFRKESLNNFTNGFQHNIPIALSLNAFKYFQFNTSVNYTERWYLQTIRKGLVNEVNGFSEMRDTVQGFQRAYDYSVSSGLATKIYGMYPKMGKVEAIRHVITPSVNLNYRPDFSDQRYGFYRDFINQNGLSERYSIFEGGIYGGPSAGRSMGIGFSVDNNVEAKIRTDNDTTGKGFKKIKILQGLTFSGNYNFMADSLKLSTISFSGRTSLFKEKINLNFNGTFDPYVVGENGARIDRFALQDGKLARLTNFGLSFDYSLNPNANKSRNNNIDSLRNQMPNLTPDQVNALARISTDPNAFVDFNIPWNLNGSFSMNYSQSFDQNTRRMRNNVTATVNVNGDFNVTPNWKVQFNTGYDFRQRAVSLTRFSIYRDLHCWDMSVGWTPFGQYRSYNITIRAKASVLQDLKLTKRESHTSF
- a CDS encoding S9 family peptidase, with translation MNKISALACALLLSSSLLAQHAPEKRINRTLITNKIYDVGEERMTPEKLWALGRVSAEGLSADGKSVVYGVSNYSLGENKSEKNLYVVPVNGGSAVQFTHEAGAESVLQITAAGDVLYLLKGQLWSKPLSGGEAKQLTDIAEGLENVKLSPDGKHILFSRPVLVNTYHSVDKYADLPKSNVYIYDDLDYRHWDSFNDGRFNHPFVASYDNGKIGEPLDLLAGEAFYSPQAPFGGADDFAWSPDSKAVLYVCKKKFGKEYAVSTNTDIYRYDLATKETTNLTAGMAGYDTHPVYSPDGQKLAWLSMKTDGFEADKTDIVIFDRKSTRRLNLTASWDGTVNSFIWSRDGRKLYFTAPTKGTVQLFEVALTPSKKDAGFTVKQISEGQFDIGDIVAELDGQLIVTSTTLTRAAEIYSYDLKKKSLRAITTVNDAAYAKIAKTKVEGRFTKATDGADLFSWVIYPPNFDPNKKYPTLLFCQGGPQAATTLGYSFRWNFQLMASQGYIVILPNRRGMPGWGVKWNQDISKDWGGQPIRDYLSAIDDLAKEPYVDKQRIGAVGASYGGYSVFMLAGVHEGRFKSLISHCGLFDMTSWYGTTEELFFANYDLGGPYWDKANEKTYTEFNPIKHIDKWDTPILIFQGGKDFRVPIGQGLEAFQAAQLKQVKSRLVYLPEENHWVLSGQNAQVWQREFFGWLKETL
- a CDS encoding N-acetylmuramoyl-L-alanine amidase family protein; its protein translation is MTKNLNVKRWSLFVAAIFTLTLTISATPPPERKEQAQGSAQKLRTIVLDAGHGGHDAGARGRQSNEKDVALSVALKLGKKIEDEMPGVQVIFTRKTDVFIPLYERPAVANKNKADLFISIHCNSADSDRRVKNKKGRYVTSTVRNPSVRGTETFVCGFNRLGSQDVAIRENASILLEDNYKDNYGGFDPKDPSSMIVFQLMKNQFRRESIKLASNMQDEFVKSSRVNRGVQELSLAVLATAGMPSVLTEIGFISSPDEEEYMLSTAGQSEIVTNLFNAIKTYKTATER